From the Haliaeetus albicilla chromosome 6, bHalAlb1.1, whole genome shotgun sequence genome, the window CCCTGCCAAAAGACCGAACGTTCGCAAGGGTTGGATGCTTTTGCCAAGACGAGGCTTTTCAGAAGCACGTGGGGAGGCACgctgggaaagagagaggtgcGACGTCGCACCTTTTCGATAGCATCTCCTACTTCAAGGATTTGCAAAACTTTCCCAGCCAGCAGTGTCGTGTGGGTCTAGACTAACAAAAGGCAGTGGGAGATACTAAAttgcctttctctctctcacaaTCGCCTTGCTGTTCTTCTTTATCCTAGCCACCTGAAGAAAGAAAGTGACAAACCCCTTTAAATGGACTTCTACTGTCAACGTGACATCATCATGTCTTTCTCTCAAGAGGAGCAATCAATCAACCAAATCCTGGGGGAGGGGAAGCTGCAGAGTGACACATCCTGATCCCACCATGCAGTAGAGTGCAAGAGAAGACGGACGAAAAGTACAGGATGGCTTCCTGGGAGCAGAAAGTGGAGGAGAGAAAATGGGGAGGGACTGAAACACCACTAACGGACATGAAACGATCGGTACGTGATTTCAGCAGagctctgaagaaaacagaatcgGCATTGCAGAGAGCTCAAAAAGACAAAGACTGATGTGAATTCAGGGTGGCAGCAGCTCCATCCTTTGTTTTGGGGGAACAGTTGCATTAAATAGAAAGCGCAGAGCATTACAGGACTTCACGTAcacaatgctgctgccttttctgcttctgcgAGGAGGAGGTGCGGCCAAGAAGTAACTCAAAACCCAAGAGAGCCTTTTTTCAAGAtgcctcctcccaccccacccgCCCTTTAGGTGTAAGATACTGCTTAGAGATACAGAAAAGCAACGTGGAACTTTTTCGGACTAGCCAGAGAGGCTTCCCATTCTCCAGCATCCCTTCAGATGCAAACAAAGCATTACGGGACCCCTTCCAAAAGCGGCCGCTCCTGCCTGCAGAGGGACGGGTCCCAGCCATCGGGGTGCAAAGCACCGCAAGACTGTTTGCAAGATGGTGGCTGTGCTTTCCCACGGCTGACGGGAACGGGCACGGCCACGAAGGTGCAAAGCACCAGGAGACTCTTTTCAAGACCGCAATCGCCACCATGACCCCTTTGAGCCCCGCGGGGAGAGCTGATGTGGCCGAGCGATACTGCGTCCTGGGACTGTCTTTTAAGATGGCGGCTGCCCCCTTCCCCTCACCCATTCTAATTGATGTACTTTAACTCATGCACATCCTATTAGACGTGGCAGTTTTATGTAGCAACTTGTGACTCCCTTGCCCCCGCGTGCGTGTCTGATTTCACAGTTGTATCTCTCGATTGGTCCCCgtatatatatttacttaaccattaaaaggaaaagaaaaaccaaccaacaaccCAGCTATTGAAAAACACCCCAACAAAGTTCCCCACGCACTCCCAAGCCCCAACACACATTCtaataatttatatatataaatatatatatgaagctcttaaaaaaaaaaaaaaagccaaacaaacaaaaaaaaaacccttccagaAACAAGACTCCATtgtgttcatttctttttaCCGGGGCCAGGACGGGGACCCGGCCGTGTGGGGCGGTGGCGAGCGGCCGGCCGTGGGAGTGGACAGAAACACGCACTCTCCACGCAAtgctgggggggtgtgtgtgtgtgtgtaaaaaccGGGGCTGGGGAGCCGGTGGCCACCTCTGGGAGCGGGCTCCGCCTGAGGAGACGCCGCGGAGGAGCCGGTGAGCAGGCCCGTACGGCCCCCGGGGGATCGGGCTGGGGGGGCCCGCCAACGGGCCGGCACTGCCCGGGGCCGGGCGCGGCGGCAGAGGAGCGGGCCCGCAGCctgacggcggcggcggcaccggaGAGCCCGCCCACGCCTCCCCCCGCCTCCGAGGGGCGGGGCGTGCGCGCCGCGGCACCAATAGGAAGCGGGTGATCTGCATACCGCCCGAACGGGGCGGCAGGACGCGGTTttccgccccgccgccgccgctacGGGCGCGGGGTGAGGGGTGGCGGGGTGGGGAGCCCACGCGAGTAGGCGAGCCGAGGTGGGAACGGCGTCGGCGCCCCTCGCCCTCACCcaggggcggggcggcgcgggtGGGGCCTGGCGCGGGCCGCATGCTCTGCAGTGATTTCAGCTCTTTTAGTATTTGTCCAGCAGGTTTCCCGCCGCGCGGGAAGCCTCACCCAGTGGTGTCAATGGCAGGGGAAGGCGGGGCCGCGCATGCGTGCGGGGGGGGCGCAGGGTGGGAGCGGCTGGGCCCCCGATGGCGGTCTCGGCGCAGGCGGCGGCGCTGAGCGCCGAGCAGGCGAAGGGTGAGTGAGGGGAGGagatggcggcggcgggcgTGTGTGCCGGGCGGGCTGGCAGCTGTGTGCCCGTGTTCCCGCAGCGGTGCTGGCGGAGGTGATCAAGGCCTTCGGGGCCCCCGAGAACGCGCAGCGGATGGAGGAGGCTCGGGATAACGCCTGCAACGACATGGGCAAGATGCTGCAGTTCCTCCTGCCCGTCGCCACCCAGATCCAGCAGGACGTGATCAAAGCCTACGGCTTCAGCAACGACGGCGAAGGTGGGTTGTCGTTCCCCCGGTGGGTTGTTGTTCCCCCGCCGGGCGGGGAGCTGCGGGCCCGCCGAGGGGGCGGGTGCCTCCTTCCCAGCCCTTTTCTTGCAGGGGTCCTGAAGTTCGCCCGGTTGATCAAGTCCTACGAGTCGCAGGACCCGGAGATCGCCAGCATGTCGGGCAAGCTCAAGGCCATGTTCCTGCCGCCCATGACGCTGCCGCCGCACGGGGCCGGGACCGGCGGAGTGGCAACCTCCTGAGACCGTGGGCCTCTCCGGCTGGGTCACGGTGCGCTGGCTGGTGGCCTCCTTCCAAGGTGCGGGTTCTGTCAGCCAGGGAACGGAGCCCTTGGAACAAGGGAGATGGCTGACCGGAAAGGAATGGGATGCTTTGCGCCTGCCTGTGTGTCTGCTCGTGAATAAAAAAATGTCTCGAAAATGCCCTCGTCTTGTGAATGAATGTGAGCTCAGCAGTGCTCCTCGGACACAGATGTTTCTCCCTGGTGCAGAGGCAGACACAGCAGTGCTCACCTCGTGCCTGGTATGACACCCAGGCTAGTGTTTTGAGAGGCCCAGGATGTACCAAGTTCTGCAAAAAGGTAATTGTTTATGCAAGCCTGAGTGGGAAGCCCTAGGACTTGATATCAAAGTGacttaactttttttaacaGTTCAGAGGTGCTAGGCCCTGTCTAAGAGCAGGCATTTACAAACGTGCTCTTTGAAACATGCTAGGAAACACGTCCCTGAACACGATCTAGTGCTGTTCAGCA encodes:
- the C6H12orf57 gene encoding protein C10, with translation MAVSAQAAALSAEQAKAVLAEVIKAFGAPENAQRMEEARDNACNDMGKMLQFLLPVATQIQQDVIKAYGFSNDGEGVLKFARLIKSYESQDPEIASMSGKLKAMFLPPMTLPPHGAGTGGVATS